A segment of the Triticum urartu cultivar G1812 chromosome 1, Tu2.1, whole genome shotgun sequence genome:
CAAAAAAGAACATGATTTGAACAAGCACCTGCATACTTGAAGACCATTTCCAGAGATTTGCAGGGGATGCTAAAATTCAGACGAGGTATTGTGCTCCCACCGCCATGCTTAGCATTGCTGCATATGGTAACAGAAGAAATAAGTGCATGGAAACGAGTATGCTGGGCCTTTGCTAGAATCTAGAAAATTAAGGTGACTGCAAAGACAGTCTTACGGTCCCCAGAATGAAGGACAAAGGGAAGTGGGTCACTGTATAGGCGAAGCAGGAAAACACCAAGACAGCAAAGCTAGTTCCGGAATAGTACAAATCCACCAAAAGAATGGGTAATACTGATACAAACCGCATGCAATTTGACAGTGGTGACGTGGTGTCCACTAATACTGTTACAATGTTTGTGCATACCTTGTTATAAGTCCAACCATTCGACCATGTGAATTGACAATTACACCACCACTAGATCCAGGATGAACTGCCGCTGTTGTCTGCAGCATTACTGGCAGGTCCATATTGTCTGTCTGCACATTGCTAGGCAGATGAGAATGTTGAGCTGATGGAATTTGGACAACTTTCGAGACAACCCCAGAGGAAAGCGAGGAACATAGACCTACAGCCAAATACCCAAATAGCAAAGTTATATTAAAATAAAACAGTTAACGTACATGTCATAAATTAAGCATCAATCTGCTGCAGGAACTATTTTGGAAACTATGGTTCTAAGGCTTATTACCTGATCGAGGTCCAAGAAGACCATGCCCAACAACATATGCAGACGACCCTGCTGTCGGACAAACAAATTCTGGTCTAATTGCACAAAATTCAATCGCGATCTTTTCCATTTGAAGCAAGGCAACATCAAGCGGCCCCTTGGAGATAAACACCACACTAGCACTACACCACGTCTGTTTCTCCCCATCATCCAAACGAACAGATAttctcttctctctcttggaACCCAAATTAAAGAATGAAACCTCATGCTTAACAGCATCTTCATTGGACATCTTGCAATGCTGTGACTGCAACAATTTATTTTCTCCATGGAGATATTCTCCAGCAAGTGAGGTGGTTTTATGTTGTAAACCTAAAGGTGAAGTTCTCCCAAATCTCCAAGGCTCCAAAAGATGAGCATTTGTCAGAACTAAGCCATTCTTGTTGAGGAGAATACCTGAAGCCCAAGTTGTATCACCAACCGTGACAAGAACAACCGAGGATATAGCCTCTCTGAGTGAAGGTGGAATGCTATACTGACTAAGGTCATTGGCTAAATTAGAGACAAACCTCCTATGGTTATCCATGCCACATGATTCCATCGTTTTACTGTCTGCACTTTTGTCATCAAGTAGTTCATTTGAGGCTTGCTCAATTTGCTCCAGTTTGTTTCTGCTCCATGCAGTGCATATTCCATCCCATGTAATCACAAGCTGTCATGCAGATACTTAAGTTCACATATCTCTTCCATCATTCCATGTGCATAAGTATACCACTGACACCAGTAAACTCACCTGAACTTGTATGTTGCTGCCTCTCTGTCTTAATGGCTTCATCAGCATCCCCACAAGACAAGCATTTTTATCAAACACTGGAGCACCTTCCATACCTTAAAATATTTGAAAAATTATTAACAGCTGactcatactccctccgttccaaaataagtgtcgtggttttagttcaagaACTAAAATCACGAcgcttattttggaacggaggcaGTAGTATATATCCTAACAGAGATAGTGATGTCTATACCAGGAAGACAGTGGATGTCAGCCATCAGCAGCGAGCTCCTGACAGCACCTGGAGGTAGGCAATTTGCAACAGCACCAACTGATATACTGCTTAAATAATAACATTAATATTATGGATTAATATGAGAATGCCTCTTTGTTTTAGAATAAATGTGACATAATAAAGTGGATAATAGCATGTACTCTCTGTAAAGAAaaataagagtgtttagatcactactactttagtgatctaaacactcttatatttctttacggagggagtatgtcTTTCGAATGGCAGAAACTAGAACAGCTAATTGACAATGAATAAGCCTTCACGGTTTCTAGACATGCCTCAAACAGAATTAGACTATCCCTGCTTTTTAGCTTCAGTGAGGACGTGCAAAGAAAAATTAAAGAGCAACACTTTAGAGTTTAGTATTATCTCCATAACAGATATGTAATGGCATCAAGTTTTCAACTGTTTGAAGCATAATATTACACTGATGAATATTTTCAACTGTTTGAAGCTTAATATACAAACACACTAGGTGCATATGCTTAATACTGAATTCAAGCAGTAGAGATAAAAATTACCTGTTGAAGAAATGGAATGGTGACAGGATGCCAAAGGGAGACCCCACTACCAGCAAAGAGTCCCCTCGCTGTGGAATCGGTGGAACGTTGATATGTCCTGCATTCTGATATCATTGACCAAGATCATCAACTCAATAAAAACTAAGTGCACCTTGTAATTCTTGAGACGCTAAAGATCAGTGAAATGAAACAGCATCATAATGAACCTTACACTCGATGTTAAGGCTGAGACTCCTAGTACAGCGATTCTTGTGGCAGACTTGGCTATTGTTGATGGGTCAGCAGACTCAGCATATAAATTCTTCCTATTGTACTCAAGGAAGGATCCGGCATCATTTTCAACCTGATAATGGCTGATAACAGTAAATCTTCCATCGCTATAAATCAGGGCAGGCAAGTTTAGCTTGATGAATAGATAACCTGCTTCTGATTTACATCGGCCAGTGGCCAGCCAACATCCCATGACGAGCTTCCAATCAGTGAACCATCGTATGTTAACAAGGATAACACAGAATCAGCCGACGCTGGGACATCAACCTAAAAGGGAAAACTGAGGTGCTGAGCTGATGATGAATCATATTTTCCATCTAATGCTATATATAAATATATAGAACCACGTAAAATATTAAAGAAAAGAAACGCAGTTCTGATTATAAATATGAAGTCTAAGTTCATAATTACTCTTTCTGAGCTCAAAGAACATCCTCTGAATCCAAAGAACTTAAAAACAGCTATTGCCTCTTTTTGTAATTATGTATGCCCACTTTGTACGCCTTTCCTATTACCAAGTAGCACTTTCTTTCAGTGAAAAATGGCAGGCGCACTTCCCATTTTTATAGCACGAAACAAATATTTACAGAGTTTTAAGTTGCCTCATGGCAAAAGTCCCAACTACACTAGAATCTGGGTAAACAACAAAGTAATACTAGTAACGAGTATATGTTTTCATAGGGAAAAGAAACACTCACCATGGCAAGTAACTCAGCTGAAAGCCACTGGGGAGCTCCAGAATCTCCATGTCTGATGTCCCCTGATTCCTCAGGCTGCATATGCCAGGAAAAGTTCAGGATTTCAGGAAAATCTTCCTAACTCTTTCAGGATGGATATTCTCTGTGCAGTTCTTCAACACACAGAATTAAGCACCGGATATTTAATTTGATCGATTGATCCGCTAATCCTACAGCCCACTGCAATACTGTCCCATTGGTCTGAAGTCTTAATTATCCCCCAAAATATGCACCAATCTAAGTATCTGCATTAGTTTTGCTCTTAAGTGGCGATTGACACTTTGACAGCTTGGCAGAATTTCATCAATATGAATTCacatatttctttctttttcaaGGGGGGCTGAATAGATTACGGACTGTGGGATGCAAGTGTGAATAATTAGCACAATACAATACTATTGTACAACAAAAACACAAGGTCTTTGGTAATGTTCCTCACCTCAACTAGCACATCGAGACGTGCCTCTGGTATTAACCTCGGCTGCAGTACCTGCAAGCATTCCATCAAGCAACGAGCACCTCAGCGCCAGAATCACCTCAACTAGACATGTGTGAGCACGAGACGGTCGCAACCAACCTCGCTGGGGCTATCGCGCTGCTCCGCGACCAGGAACGCCTCGACGAGCGACGCGGCCGTGAGCGCGACGCCCCCGGCGTGGCCGTGGGACGCGCATATACGGGCTAGAAGCGGCGGCAAAGGCTCCGCCAGGGCGCCCGGCGGCAGGAGGACGGCCGACGCCGACAGCGTGGTGGACCCCGACCTGGAACCAAACCAAGGCAGGTCACACGATTAGGCTCGAATCCGGCGAGGAAATTGAGGAATCGGGAGGAGGGAGGGGAGCGGGCGCCGTACTGGTGGAGGTGGAAGGCGTGGCGGCGCATCTTGACTGCCTTGGGGTCCTGGAGGAAGCGGAGGGGAGCGTGGCGCTTAGCGGGAAAGCTCGGGAGACGCTGGTACGGGTtgaggaagaggaagatgaaGAGGGCAGGGGGTGGGTACTGACCGGGCCGACGATCCGCGCCATCGCCGAGAAGCTtcgcgcggcggcggcgatctCGCGCGGCTCCATGGTGGCCGCGGGGAGCGGCACGGCGGCGTCTCCCCCTGCGCTGACTTTGTTTGCTGGTTGAGGTGGGAACTGGACAAACGACGACTACCGTTATCCAGGTATACTCGTGCGGGTTAATAACAGGCAAAATTAACAAATTTGATCTATGGATAAAATCAAATCACATCATGAACTGcccgtgaaactatttcacatggCTGATCTTTTTGTGTGACGCCCGACATGAAGGCGCCACACTACACTGTGTAACGCCTTATAGATAGACGCTACACGCCTGGTCAGCGTCGCACCCATGTGATCCGAAAATTACTAAGTCAATGTGCAGCGCCTGAGAGCTAGTGTAGCGCCTAGCTTCTAGGCGTTGCACTAGTGGTTGCTTCATTTTGTAGTGCAACCActagtgcagcatctgagaactagACGCCACACTATACAATGCAGCGCCTAGCTCTTAGGCTCTGCACAATGACTTAGCAATTTTTAGGCAGTCAGGGATGCAACGCTGGCCAGGCGTGTAGCGCCTATCTGTGAGGCGTTGCACAGTGTAGTGTGGCACCTTCGTGTCGGGCGTTACACAAAAAGATCAGCCGCGTGAAATAGTTTCACGGACAGTTCATTCTGTAATTTGATTTCGTTTAAATTTGTCAAATTTGCATTAATAACATTCCTGCTCTTCCCCGGCCAACTTTTCCCCCCTCAAACCGTACACCCGTGTAGCCATGTGTTACCGGCTATTTTTTCCCTCAAAAATGGAGGCAAAAGGATCACCTCGTTGGTTAATTCGGAAGAAGAGAATTGCCAGGTTAATATATAAAAGTTCAGATGAAAACCGATATAAATAAATTCACTCAACAAGAAACACCACGATCACGTAGACGCCCCGCCAAATGCTCCCAACACACAACCACAACCCTCAACACTTCTACAATGCGGAACCCCGGGCAAGAAAACCGACAACGACGACTCGTAAGGCCAAAGCCACATCAACAACGCGAGAAAGTGATTAATATCCATCACAAAAACGCGGTTCTCTTTTGCATCATCAATCATAGGAACCTCTAACTGCTCACTTGACAGGAGAATCTTGTCCCTTACTCGAGGTCGCTAGCGTGTCCACCTTTATATGCTCCACTGATAGACTCAAACACAACTCCCTAAGCCCGGACATGATATGCATCACCGGAGCCACGAGCATGGCGATGGACTCGCCCTCAGTGGAAGGCAACGTAGGAGGGGAGGTAGGCATTGACGATGAATTGTCTCCAACACGACGGGAGAAAGAGCCATATAACTCCACCCTATCCTCCGCGGAGCAAACACCGACCGCACAAAGAGAATGCAACGACATAGAGGTCTGCAACATAGTCGACACAAGGAAGAGTCTACTCAGAGTAGCCTCCGCTCGCTCCAAAAAACTCCCAACACGCGCCAGATAGCCTTGCATCAACACAGTCTGACCAGCTAGAGCGGACTGTAGAGATAACACACGCCCAAGACCCGCGGCAAAGTGCCTTGGAGGGCAATGCGGATCTCATCAAACCCTCACACAGAGCAAGAGCAAAGACGATGCACAACGCCGAGGCGAGACACGGGTGGCACATCAAGGCATGTCAGTGAGCTTAGAGGACGCCATGGGTTACAGCATCTGCGCGCATGGTGATCATTTTCCAAACAACGGGAGCACCACAACGGATCTTTGCAAATAGACGCATGATGCCGATGAGCAAGGCATCTATAGCATCTACCGCAGAGCCAAACGAGGATGGTGATGAAGTCAGACAACACGGGTCGCACCACGGTAGCACCTCCCGCCAACCCTCATTGTGTGTCCGTGTTATGCCCCACACACATCCCTCCAGAGTCAAGGGCCCTTGGTGGACGTCGACGCTATCTGGGGAGCCAACTCCTCCTCGCCATCTTCTTCATTGTCGTTAGCAGCGGAGGCCCACAACACCGCTCATGGTGGCAGCATCACAACCACTTCCTCTTCACAACTCATGTCGTCCCTAATGCCTGAGGCAACTGGGGCTAGCTGCAACACACCCGAGGAGGCACTGACAATGGGACAGGGGCGGCAGGCGTCGGGGCCAAAGCAGTTGTCGACACAGGCTCGGAACTGGGCATGCACATGGCCTTCACACCCCATCCTATCTACTGAAACTGCAAACTGGGGGCAGTGGCCGCGGGCGAGGGAGAACGCCAACAATCAGGATGGAGCCTCCAGCCAGAGCGCACAACACAAATGGTGAAAGGACAAGGGTGCAGGAGCGGGAGACGCCACTGCAGTGGCGACCGCCGTGAAGGATCACACGAGCAGCATTGCTGGGTGAACTAGGAAAAGGGGTGCCGCTGAGACAGGTGTGGGAGAGGGCTCCGGGGGGCACCCGGATCTAGTCATGGTGGCCGCAATGGAGGATGGAGGCTAGAGATCCAGGCGATGGTGGTGCACGCCCAGCCGCCACTTATGTGGATGCGAGAGTGCCATCACTTCCAATGCTTGACGAAGAGCCAATCCTTGCAGAAGAGAGAGGGCAACTAGGGGACTTCGGATCTGGCCTGGGCAGCTATAGAGCTAGTCGGAGAAGGGAGATCGAGGCGACGCCGCTAGGAGCACTCACTTGATGTGGGTCCTGGCGCGGGAGCCCAACAACAATGCTCTGAGTTCCACATAAAAGCAACAATGCTATGGGCTACTTGTATTTATACGAGTCGAAAAACAATAAGACAACCTAGATAGCACACGTACAAATACGGAAATTCTGCAAAGTTCTGATATTGTTCTCTAGTGATTCAAAGTGAGCATACAGCTCTAGAAGAAGGGATGATGACAAAAACTTCCGCTAAAGAAAAACAGTCGTGGACACATCTATGGAAGATCAAAGTTGTACCCAAGGTACATGTGTTCTGGTGGTAGGTGCTATGTGGTATTCTACAAGTTCAAGGCATTCTAAAAACACAGACACATTGCTACTTTGGCTCGGTGCAAAATCTGTCTTATTGTAGATGAGGATCTGATGCATGCATTTGTCAAGTGCAATCATGCGAAGCGATATTGGATGGAGGCGAGGGAGTGGCTTGAGATTAAGTTTCCTGAACTCCATCCCACTACCTGGTCTATAGACATTCTTTGTAACATGTGATATGATGATTTAGATCGGGCAAAGATCATAACAATGATGTGGTTGATTTCGACATCTCAAAAAAAATACTACTCATGATAAAGCTAGTATAGATCAAGCCCATTCCATGAAGGTGACCAGGGAAATGCTTG
Coding sequences within it:
- the LOC125522994 gene encoding glyoxysomal processing protease, glyoxysomal, whose amino-acid sequence is MEPREIAAAARSFSAMARIVGPDPKAVKMRRHAFHLHQSGSTTLSASAVLLPPGALAEPLPPLLARICASHGHAGGVALTAASLVEAFLVAEQRDSPSEVLQPRLIPEARLDVLVEPEESGDIRHGDSGAPQWLSAELLAMVDVPASADSVLSLLTYDGSLIGSSSWDVGWPLADVNQKQVENDAGSFLEYNRKNLYAESADPSTIAKSATRIAVLGVSALTSSNAGHINVPPIPQRGDSLLVVGSPFGILSPFHFFNSISVGAVANCLPPGAVRSSLLMADIHCLPGMEGAPVFDKNACLVGMLMKPLRQRGSNIQVQLVITWDGICTAWSRNKLEQIEQASNELLDDKSADSKTMESCGMDNHRRFVSNLANDLSQYSIPPSLREAISSVVLVTVGDTTWASGILLNKNGLVLTNAHLLEPWRFGRTSPLGLQHKTTSLAGEYLHGENKLLQSQHCKMSNEDAVKHEVSFFNLGSKREKRISVRLDDGEKQTWCSASVVFISKGPLDVALLQMEKIAIEFCAIRPEFVCPTAGSSAYVVGHGLLGPRSGLCSSLSSGVVSKVVQIPSAQHSHLPSNVQTDNMDLPVMLQTTAAVHPGSSGGVIVNSHGRMVGLITSNAKHGGGSTIPRLNFSIPCKSLEMVFKYAANGDYTILEQLDKPNELLSSVWALAQAPSSLPFLSSPPGKSGEGKVSEFSKFLANQKEGLTSISDLEAFLKHKIPSKI